A portion of the Lolium rigidum isolate FL_2022 chromosome 1, APGP_CSIRO_Lrig_0.1, whole genome shotgun sequence genome contains these proteins:
- the LOC124655694 gene encoding homeobox-leucine zipper protein ROC5-like, which yields MSFGGLFDGGGAGGMQFPYAGAFNSSPALSLGLDNAGGGGRDGGIVGRMFPDAATGRDAEAQNDSRSGSDHLDAISGVGDDDDDAAEPSNPRKRKKRYHRHTPQQIQELEALFKECPHPDEKQRAELSRRLSLDARQVKFWFQNRRTQMKTQLERHENAILKQENDRLRAENMTIREAMRTPMCGGCGSPAMLGEVSLEEQHLRIENERLKDELSRVCTLATKFLGKPVSLLSPMQLQPQHLSMPLPNSSLELAVGGIGGIGSMQQATLHGGMSDYAGGASSSMGTVITPARAAGSAALASMVDIDRSVFLEIAISAMDELVKMAQMGDPLWVTTGLPGSPSKETLNFDEYHSTFQSIGMKPVGFVSEASRESGLVIIDNSVALVETLMDERRWSDMFSCMIAKATILEEVSSGIASSRNGALLLMKAELQVLSPLVPIREVIFLRFCKQLADCAWAVVDVSIDGLLSNQNSATTQPAANLKCRRLPSGCVMQDTPNGYCKVTWVEHSEYDEASVHQFYRPLLRSGHAFGASRWLATLQRQCECLAILMSSTAVPPNEPTAISQEGKRSMLKLARRMTENFCAGVSASSAREWSKLDGATGSIGEDVRVMVRKSVSEPGEPAGVVLSAATSVWLPVAPERLFDFLRDEQLRAEWDILSNGGPMQEMTRIAKGHQNGNSVSLLRASALSANQSSMLILQETCTDASGSIVVYAPVDIPAMQLVMNGGDSTYVALLPSGFAILPDGPSVGNEHKTGGSLLTVAFQILVNSQPTAKLTVESVETVNNLISCTIKKIKTALQCATPEC from the exons ATGAGCTTCGGAGGCCTCTTCGACGGCGGTGGCGCCGGCGGCATGCAGTTCCCCTACGCCGGCGCCTTCAACTCCTCGCCCGCGCTCTCCCTCGGCCTG gacaacgccggcggcggcggccgggacggCGGCATCGTCGGGCGGATGTTCCCCGACGCCGCGACGGGGCGGGACGCGGAGGCGCAGAACGACAGCCGGTCCGGCAGCGACCACCTGGACGCCATCTCCGgcgtcggcgacgacgacgacgacgccgccgagcCCAGCAACCCGCGCAAGCGAAAGAAGCGATACCACCGCCACACGCCGCAGCAGATCCAGGAGCTCGAAGC GCTGTTCAAGGAGtgcccgcacccggacgagaagcAGCGGGCCGAGCTCAGCAGGAGGCTCTCCCTCGACGCGCGGCAGGTCAAGTTCTGGTTCCAGAACAGACGCACGCAGATGAAG ACGCAGCTGGAGCGGCACGAGAACGCGATCCTCAAGCAGGAGAACGACCGCCTGCGGGCCGAGAACATGACCATCCGGGAGGCGATGCGCACCCCGATGTGCGGCGGCTGCGGGAGCCCCGCCATGCTCGGGGAGGTCTCGCTCGAGGAGCAGCACCTGCGCATCGAGAACGAGCGACTCAAGGACGAACTCAGCCGCGTCTGCACCCTCGCCACCAAGTTCCTCGGCAAGCCCGTCTCGCTCCTGTCCCCGATGCAGCTGCAGCCGCAGCACCTGTCCATGCCCCTGCCCAACTCCTCCCTCGAACTCGCGGTAGGCGGAATCGGTGGCATTGGGTCTATGCAGCAGGCTACGCTGCACGGTGGCATGAGCGACTATGCCGGGGGCGCCTCCAGCTCCATGGGCACGGTCATCACGCCCGCGCGGGCAGCTGGCTCTGCTGCTCTCGCGTCCATGGTGGACATCGACAGATCCGTCTTCCTGGAGATCGCTATCAGCGCCATGGACGAGCTTGTCAAGATGGCGCAGATGGGTGATCCTCTCTGGGTTACAACCGGGTTGCCTGGTTCTCCCAGCAAGGAGACGCTCAACTTCGACGAGTATCACTCCACTTTTCAGTCTATTGGCATGAAGCCTGTCGGGTTTGTGTCTGAGGCATCTAGGGAGTCCGGccttgtcatcatcgacaacagTGTTGCCCTTGTAGAGACCCTCATGGACGAG AGACGGTGGTCTGACATGTTCTCCTGCATGATTGCCAAGGCAACAATCCTTGAGGAGGTGTCTAGCGGCATTGCCTCCAGCAGAAACGGCGCGTTGCTGCTT ATGAAGGCTGAGCTACAGGTGCTCTCACCTCTGGTCCCCATCAGGGAGGTTATATTCCTCAGGTTTTGCAAGCAGCTGGCTGACTGTGCGTGGGCAGTGGTGGACGTGTCCATTGATGGATTGCTGAGCAATCAAAATTCTGCTACCACACAACCAGCTGCAAATTTGAAGTGCAGGAGGCTACCTTCTGGCTGTGTGATGCAAGACACTCCCAATGGCTACTGCAAG GTCACATGGGTTGAGCATTCGGAATACGATGAGGCATCTGTCCACCAGTTCTACAGACCACTTCTCCGATCTGGCCATGCCTTTGGTGCCAGCCGGTGGCTTGCGACACTGCAGCGTCAGTGTGAATGCCTGGCCATCCTCATGTCCTCTACCGCAGTGCCACCAAATGAACCAACCG CTATATCACAAGAGGGTAAGCGAAGCATGCTTAAGCTTGCACGCCGGATGACGGAGAACTTCTGTGCCGGGGTGAGTGCATCATCTGCACGTGAATGGAGTAAGCTGGATGGTGCAACAGGTAGCATCGGTGAGGATGTGCGTGTCATGGTACGAAAGAGTGTGAGCGAGCCTGGGGAGCCAGCGGGAGTGGTGCTGAGTGCCGCCACATCTGTATGGTTGCCTGTTGCTCCAGAGAGGCTGTTCGACTTTCTGCGTGATGAACAACTGCGTGCGGAGTGGGATATCCTTAGTAATGGAGGACCCATGCAGGAGATGACTCGGATCGCAAAGGGGCATCAGAATGGAAATTCCGTATCCCTCCTAAGAGCCAGT GCCTTGAGTGCCAACCAGAGTAGCATGTTGATCCTTCAGGAAACTTGCACCGATGCTTCGGGATCGATTGTTGTATACGCTCCAGTGGACATCCCCGCAATGCAGCTTGTGATGAACGGTGGGGATTCCACCTATGTCGCTCTGCTGCCATCTGGATTCGCCATTCTTCCTGATGGTCCTAGCGTCGGAAACGAGCACAAGACGGGCGGCTCTCTGTTGACCGTGGCATTTCAGATTCTTGTGAACAGCCAGCCCACTGCCAAACTCACCGTGGAGTCGGTGGAGACCGTGAACAATCTCATCTCATGCACCATCAAGAAGATCAAGACTGCGCTGCAGTGCGCAACGCCAGAGTGTTAG